Proteins encoded by one window of Epinephelus moara isolate mb chromosome 18, YSFRI_EMoa_1.0, whole genome shotgun sequence:
- the ddx5 gene encoding probable ATP-dependent RNA helicase DDX5 isoform X1: MPGYTDRDRGRDRDRDRGYGGGPPRFGGNRGGGGGGKFGNPGERLRKKQWNLDELPKFEKNFYQQHPDVARRSPQEVEQYRRAKTITFKGRDCPNPIINFHEASFPSYVMDVINKQNWTDPTPIQAQGWPLALSGKDMVGIAQTGSGKTLSYLLPAIVHICHQPFLERGDGPICLVLAPTRELAQQVQQVAAEYGRASRLKSTCIYGGAPKGPQIRDLERGVEICIATPGRLIDFLEAGKTNLRRCTYLVLDEADRMLDMGFEPQIRKIVDQIRPDRQTLMWSATWPKEVRQLAEDFLKDYVQINIGALQLSANHNILQIVDVCNDGEKENKLIRLLEEIMSEKENKTIIFVETKRRCDDLTRRMRRDGWPAMGIHGDKSQQERDWVLNEFKYGKAPILIATDVASRGLDVEDVKFVINFDYPNNSEDYIHRIGRTARSQKTGTAYTFFTPNNMRQASDLISVLREANQAINPKLLQMAEDRGGRSRGGRGGDYRDDRRDRYSGRRDFGGFRDRDNGRGFDNGPNKAFGTNTQNGGYGGSNNGGGGSSNGFSGSGYNGNGQSNFNNNQAGAFGGQNFQAQQFALGKGGAQAAAAHPQFPFPQAQAPQQHPPPLVPYPMPPQFSQ; this comes from the exons ATGCCTGGATATACCGACAGAGACCGCGgcagagatagagacagagacagagg CTATGGCGGCGGTCCTCCTCGCTTTGGTGGCAACcgtggtggaggaggtggaggaaagTTCGGCAACCCCGGTGAACGGCTGAGGAAGAAGCAGTGGAACCTCGACGAGCTCCCCAAGTTTGAGAAAAACTTCTACCAGCAGCATCCCGACGTTGCCAGGAGGTCGCCG CAAGAAGTTGAACAATACAGAAGGGCCAAAACAATTACATTTAAGGGCAGAGACTGCCCAAATCCTATTATCAATTTCCACGAGGCCAGCTTTCCAT CTTATGTGATGGATGTGATCAACAAACAGAACTGGACTGACCCAACACCCATCCAGGCTCAAGGCTGGCCCCTGGCTCTCAGTGGTAAAGACATGGTCGGAATTGCTCAGACAGGCTCTGGCAAGACGCTTTCG TATTTGTTGCCTGCAATTGTGCACATCTGCCACCAGCCTTTCCTGGAGCGTGGAGATGGTCCCATT TGCTTGGTGTTAGCCCCCACCCGTGAGCTCGCGCAGCAGGTGCAACAGGTGGCAGCAGAATATGGCAGAGCTTCTCGCCTTAAGTCCACCTGCATCTACGGTGGAGCACCCAAGGGACCCCAGATCCGTGACCTGGAAAGAG GTGTTGAGATCTGCATCGCCACTCCAGGAAGGCTCATCGACTTCCTCGAGGCAGGAAAGACAAACCTGCGCCGGTGTACTTACCTTGTGCTGGACGAGGCCGACAGAATGCTGGACATGGGCTTCGAGCCACAGATTCGAAAAATTGTGGACCAAATCAGA cctgACCGTCAGACTCTGATGTGGAGTGCCACTTGGCCCAAAGAGGTTCGCCAGCTGGCAGAGGACTTCCTGAAGGACTATGTTCAGATCAATATTGGGGCGCTGCAGCTCAGTGCCAACCACAACATCCTGCAAATTGTGGACGTCTGCAAtgatggagagaaggagaacaA ACTCATCCGACTGCTGGAGGAAATCATGAGTGAAAAGGAGAACAAGACCATCATCTTTGTAGAGACAAAGAGGCGCTGTGATGACCTCACCAGGAGGATGAGAAGGGATGG GTGGCCAGCTATGGGAATCCATGGAGATAAAAGCCAACAGGAAAGAGACTGGGTTCTCAATG AGTTCAAATACGGAAAGGCTCCGATTCTCATTGCTACAGATGTTGCCTCTAGGGGTCTAG ATGTTGAAGATGTGAAATTTGTCATCAACTTTGACTACCCCAACAACTCTGAGGACTATATCCACCGCATTGGCCGCACAGCTCGTAGCCAAAAGACAGGCACGGCTTACACCTTCTTCACTCCGAACAACATGAGGCAGGCCAGTGACCTCATCTCTGTGCTCCGCGAGGCCAACCAGGCGATCAACCCCAAGCTCCTCCAAATGGCGGAAGACAGAGGAG GTCGTTCAAGGGGAGGCAGAGGTGGCGACTATAGAGATGACCGTCGGGATAGGTATTCTGGAAGGCGTGATTTTGGCGGTTTTAGGGACCGTGATAACGGTAGAGGGTTTGACAACGGACCAAACAAAGcttttggcacaaacacacagaacgGGGGCTATGGGGGCAGCAACAATggcggcggcggcagcagcaaCGGCTTCAGCGGAAGCGGCTACAACGGTAACGGACAGTCCAACTTTAACAACAACCAGGCGGGAGCCTTCGGAGGCCAGAACTTCCAGGCTCAACAGTTTGCTCTCGGTAAGGGTGGCGCACAGGCTGCCGCCGCACACCCCCAGTTCCCCTTCCCCCAGGCACAGGCTCCGCAGCAGCATCCCCCGCCGCTGGTGCCGTACCCCATGCCTCCTCAGTTCTCTCAGTAA
- the ddx5 gene encoding probable ATP-dependent RNA helicase DDX5 isoform X2, with amino-acid sequence MPGYTDRDRGRDRDRDRGYGGGPPRFGGNRGGGGGGKFGNPGERLRKKQWNLDELPKFEKNFYQQHPDVARRSPQEVEQYRRAKTITFKGRDCPNPIINFHEASFPSYVMDVINKQNWTDPTPIQAQGWPLALSGKDMVGIAQTGSGKTLSYLLPAIVHICHQPFLERGDGPICLVLAPTRELAQQVQQVAAEYGRASRLKSTCIYGGAPKGPQIRDLERGVEICIATPGRLIDFLEAGKTNLRRCTYLVLDEADRMLDMGFEPQIRKIVDQIRPDRQTLMWSATWPKEVRQLAEDFLKDYVQINIGALQLSANHNILQIVDVCNDGEKENKLIRLLEEIMSEKENKTIIFVETKRRCDDLTRRMRRDGWPAMGIHGDKSQQERDWVLNEFKYGKAPILIATDVASRGLDVEDVKFVINFDYPNNSEDYIHRIGRTARSQKTGTAYTFFTPNNMRQASDLISVLREANQAINPKLLQMAEDRGGKSNWSFKGRQRWRL; translated from the exons ATGCCTGGATATACCGACAGAGACCGCGgcagagatagagacagagacagagg CTATGGCGGCGGTCCTCCTCGCTTTGGTGGCAACcgtggtggaggaggtggaggaaagTTCGGCAACCCCGGTGAACGGCTGAGGAAGAAGCAGTGGAACCTCGACGAGCTCCCCAAGTTTGAGAAAAACTTCTACCAGCAGCATCCCGACGTTGCCAGGAGGTCGCCG CAAGAAGTTGAACAATACAGAAGGGCCAAAACAATTACATTTAAGGGCAGAGACTGCCCAAATCCTATTATCAATTTCCACGAGGCCAGCTTTCCAT CTTATGTGATGGATGTGATCAACAAACAGAACTGGACTGACCCAACACCCATCCAGGCTCAAGGCTGGCCCCTGGCTCTCAGTGGTAAAGACATGGTCGGAATTGCTCAGACAGGCTCTGGCAAGACGCTTTCG TATTTGTTGCCTGCAATTGTGCACATCTGCCACCAGCCTTTCCTGGAGCGTGGAGATGGTCCCATT TGCTTGGTGTTAGCCCCCACCCGTGAGCTCGCGCAGCAGGTGCAACAGGTGGCAGCAGAATATGGCAGAGCTTCTCGCCTTAAGTCCACCTGCATCTACGGTGGAGCACCCAAGGGACCCCAGATCCGTGACCTGGAAAGAG GTGTTGAGATCTGCATCGCCACTCCAGGAAGGCTCATCGACTTCCTCGAGGCAGGAAAGACAAACCTGCGCCGGTGTACTTACCTTGTGCTGGACGAGGCCGACAGAATGCTGGACATGGGCTTCGAGCCACAGATTCGAAAAATTGTGGACCAAATCAGA cctgACCGTCAGACTCTGATGTGGAGTGCCACTTGGCCCAAAGAGGTTCGCCAGCTGGCAGAGGACTTCCTGAAGGACTATGTTCAGATCAATATTGGGGCGCTGCAGCTCAGTGCCAACCACAACATCCTGCAAATTGTGGACGTCTGCAAtgatggagagaaggagaacaA ACTCATCCGACTGCTGGAGGAAATCATGAGTGAAAAGGAGAACAAGACCATCATCTTTGTAGAGACAAAGAGGCGCTGTGATGACCTCACCAGGAGGATGAGAAGGGATGG GTGGCCAGCTATGGGAATCCATGGAGATAAAAGCCAACAGGAAAGAGACTGGGTTCTCAATG AGTTCAAATACGGAAAGGCTCCGATTCTCATTGCTACAGATGTTGCCTCTAGGGGTCTAG ATGTTGAAGATGTGAAATTTGTCATCAACTTTGACTACCCCAACAACTCTGAGGACTATATCCACCGCATTGGCCGCACAGCTCGTAGCCAAAAGACAGGCACGGCTTACACCTTCTTCACTCCGAACAACATGAGGCAGGCCAGTGACCTCATCTCTGTGCTCCGCGAGGCCAACCAGGCGATCAACCCCAAGCTCCTCCAAATGGCGGAAGACAGAGGAGGTAAATCTAATTG GTCGTTCAAGGGGAGGCAGAGGTGGCGACTATAG